In the genome of Thunnus maccoyii chromosome 15, fThuMac1.1, whole genome shotgun sequence, one region contains:
- the LOC121913191 gene encoding zinc finger protein 233-like, whose translation MCSFQGLKVFVQQRLTAAVEEIFGHVERTITEYEEEMDRRHRRLLDEVSRPGITAVFAADIQQLLESKEEVPPEQQQEWSSGLDQQDPEDPPHIKEEQEELWTSQEGEQLQGLEEADITKFTFTPVPVTSEDDDDDAEKSPSSQLHQRQTEEMKTEADGEEPASNICPERHLQPDRHVKTSHFPEPETEDRTYCWVEIRELQPDLNTLNNSIAPINDMRCNTGIKSYSCSECGKRLSQKGTLRRHVRKVHRREKPFTCSVCNGNFSQAVTLEQHMRIHTGEKPFSCSVCAKKFTQKRNLKCHMTVHTGEKPFSCSVCAKRFTQKRILKGHMTVHTGEKPFSCGVCEKRFTRRSRVKNHKCVAERSSSL comes from the exons ATGTGCAGCTTTCAGGGTCTGAAGGTTTTCGTCCAGCAGCGGTTAACTGCGGCTGTGGAGGAGATATTTGGACATGTTGAGAGGACAATAACCGAGTATGAAGAGGAGATGGACCGCCGACACCGCAGGCTGCTGGACGAGGTTTCCAGACCTGGAATTACAGCAG TGTTTGCTGCAGACATCCAGCAGCTGTTGGAGAGTAAAGAAGAGGTTCcccctgagcagcagcaggagtggAGCTCCGGTCTGGACCAGCAGGACCCAGAAGATCCCCCacacattaaagaggaacaggaggaactctGGACCAGTCAGGAAGGAGAGCAGCTTCAAGGGCTGGAGGAAGCTGATATCACCAAGTTCACCTTCACTCCTGTCCCTGTGACgagtgaagatgatgatgatgatgcagagaAATCTCCGTCCTCACAGCTtcatcaaagacaaactgaggaaatgaaaacagaagctGACGGAGAGGAACCAGCCAGCAACATATGTCCAGAAAGACATTTACAACCGGATAGACATGTGAAGACCTCTCACTTTCCTGAACCCGAGACTGAAGACAGGACTTACTGTTGGGTGGAGATCAGAGAACTTCAACCAGATTTAAACACTCTCAACAATAGTATAGCACCTATAAACGATATGAGGTGTAATACTGGTATAAAATCGTACAGCTGCTCAGAGTGTGGTAAAAGACTCAGCCAGAAGGGGACTCTGCGGAGACACGTGAGAAAAGTTCACAGGAGAGAGAAACCGTTCACCTGCTCGGTCTGTAATGGAAATTTTAGTCAGGCGGTGACATTAGAGCAACACATGAGAATCCATACCGGGGAGAAACCGTTCAGCTGCTCCGTCTGCGCAAAAAAATTCACGCAAAAGAGAAATCTGAAATGCCACATGACGGTCCACACGGGGGAGAAACCGTTCAGCTGCTCCGTCTGCGCTAAAAGATTCACGCAAAAGAGGATTTTGAAAGGCCACATGACGGTCCACACGGGGGAGAAACCGTTCAGCTGCGGCGTTTGTGAGAAACGCTTCACCAGACGGTCGCGAGTCAAGAATCATAAGTGTGTCGCTGAGAGGAGCAGCAGTCTGTAG
- the LOC121913171 gene encoding zinc finger protein OZF-like isoform X5 → MKPEDEQHGADIQQLLESKEEVPAEQQELSSSLDQEDPEPPHIKEELWTSQEGEQLQGLEDADITKIPSTPVPVKSEDDEEKPQSSQLHQRQTEDMEREADGEDCGGSEPAGNSHPDRHLQPDTMKTSHSSESETEDSDGDTWKDTREPQSDLNILNNSGVISNDMGCNIETKSYSCSECGKIFGQKGTLQRHMRCHTGEKPFSCTICGKNFTQSGPLVYHLRVHTGEKPFSCSVCGTSFSQKGTLEQHMRIHTGEKPFTCSICGKKLTRYQHLIGHMRCHSGEKPFSCSVCNKQFRWSGDVASHMRIHTGEKPHCCSVCGRRFRQRSSLFTHSKSHTEEKPLSCSVCNRRFHLKTTLVNHMRTHTGEKPYNCKVCGKGFSQIGALNRHMRIHTGEKPFSCDACGKRFRQQTHVRSHKCVVESSSR, encoded by the exons ATGAAGCCTGAAGACGAGCAGCACGGAGCGG ACATCCAGCAGCTGTTGGAGAGTAAAGAAGAGGTTCCAGCTGAGCAGCAGGAGTTGAGCTCCAGTCTGGACCAGGAGGACCCAGAGCCCCCACACATTAAAGAGGAACTCTGGACCAGtcaggagggagagcagcttCAAGGGCTGGAGGACGCTGATATCACCAAGATCCCATCTACTCCTGTCCCTGTGAagagtgaagatgatgaagagaaacctcagtcctcacagcttcatcaaagacaaactgagGACATGGAAAGAGAAGCTGATGGAGAGGACTGTGGAGGATCAGAACCAGCCGGGAACTCACATCCAGATAGACATTTACAACCAGACACCATGAAGACTTCACACTCTTCTGAATCTGAGACTGAGGACAGTGATGGTGATACTTGGAAAGACACCCGTGAACCTCAATCAGATTTAAACATCCTGAACAACAGTGGAGTTATTTCGAATGATATGGGGTGTAATATTGAAACTAAATCATACAGCTGCTCTGAATGTGGTAAAATATTTGGCCAGAAAGGGACTCTGCAGAGACACATGAGATGTCACACAGGTGAGAAACCATTTAGCTGCACAATTTGTGGCAAAAACTTCACACAGAGCGGACCTTTGGTGTACCACCTGAGagttcacacaggagagaaaccatTCAGCTGCTCAGTTTGTGGCACAAGTTTCAGTCAGAAGGGGACACTGGAACAACACATGAGAATCCATACTGGGGAGAAACCATTTACTTGCTCAATTTGTGGTAAAAAGTTGACTCGGTACCAGCATTTAATCGGTCACATGCGTTGTCACTCGGGAGAAAAGCCATTCAGCTGTTCGGTTTGTAATAAACAATTCAGATGGAGCGGAGACGTCGCGTCTCACATGAGAATCCACACAGGGGAGAAACCTCACTGCTGCTCAGTGTGCGGGAGACGATTCAGGCAGCGTTCGTCGTTGTTCACACACTCAAAGAGTCACACCGAAGAGAAACCGCTCAGCTGCTCAGTTTGTAACAGAAGATTTCATCTCAAAACAACATTAGTGAATCACATGCGAACGCACACCGGGGAGAAACCTTACAACTGTAAGGTGTGCGGTAAAGGTTTTAGTCAAATCGGAGCCTTGAACAGACACATGAGAATCCACACCGGAGAGAAACCTTTCAGTTGTGATGCTTGTGGGAAAAGATTTAGACAGCAGACACACGTCAGAAGTCACAAGTGTGTTgttgagagcagcagcaggtag